In Streptomyces rapamycinicus NRRL 5491, the genomic stretch GGTGGTGCGGGGCAGTGCGGTGAACCAGGACGGTGCGTCGAATGGGTTGACCGCCCCGAACGGTCCGTCGCAGCAGCGTGTCATCCGGCAGGCGCTGGCCCATGCGCGCCTTGGTCCGTCCGACGTGGACGCGGTGGAGGCCCACGGGACCGGGACGGCGCTCGGCGATCCGATCGAGGCACAGGCGCTGCTGGCCACGTACGGCCAGGGGCGGCCCGAGGACCGCCCGCTGTGGCTGGGCTCGCTCAAGTCCAACATCGGCCATACCCAGGGCGCGGCGGGCGTGGCCGGGGTCATCAAGATGGTCATGGCGCTGCGGCATGAGGTATTGCCTCGGACGTTGCATGTGGATGAGCCTTCGCCACAGGTGGACTGGTCGTCGGGTGCGGTGGAGCTGCTGACCGAGCGGCGGGCGTGGCCGGAGGTGGGGCGTCCGCGCCGGGCGGGGGTGTCGGGCTTCGGGGTCAGCGGGACGAACGCCCACGTGATTCTGGAGCAGGCGCCGGAAGCGGCGGCTGAAGCGGCGCCGGTGGCGGAGGCTCCGGGGGGTGTGGTGCCGTTGCTGGTGTCGGGCCGTGGTGATGCGGGGTTGCGGGCCCAGGCGCATCGGCTGCTGGACTTCGCCGAAGGCCACCCCGAGGTGGGAGTGACGGAGCTGGGTGTCGCGTTGGGTTGTGGTCGGGCGGGGTTGTCGGATCGTGCGGTGGTGGTGGCGGGGGGTCGTGAGGAGGCGTTGGCGGGGTTGGGTGTGGTGGCGCGGGGTGAGTCGGCTGCCGGGGTGGTGTCGGGTTCGGTGGTGCGTGGTCGGTTGGGGGTGTTGTTCGCTGGTCAGGGGTGTCAGCGGGTGGGGATGGGGCGTGGGTTGTATGAGGTGTTCCCGGTGTTCCGGGAGGTCTTCGATGCGGTGTGTGGGGCGTTGGACCGGGAGTTGAATACCGGGGGTGTGTCTGATTCGGTACGGGAGGTGGTCTTCGGGGGCGGTGAGCTGTTGGAGCGGACGGTGTTTGCTCAGGCGGGGTTGTTCGCGGTGGAGACGGCGTTGTTCCGGTTGGTGGAGTCCTGGGGTGTGGTGCCGGATGTGGTGGGTGGGCATTCGGTGGGTGAGGTGACGGCGGCGCATGTGGCGGGTGTGTTGTCGTTGGAGGATGCGGCGGTGTTGGTGGCGGCGCGGGGTCGGTTGATGGAGGCGTTGCCGGGGGGTGGCGTGATGGTGGCGGTGGGCGCGGGTGAGGACCGGGTGCGTCCTCTGTTGGTGGCGGGGGTGGATATCGCGGCGGTGAATGGTCCTGCGGCGGTGGTGCTCTCCGGTGATGAGGAGCCGGTGTTGCGGGTGGCGGGGGAGTTGTCGGAGCGGGGGTGCCGGACGAGGCGTCTGGCGGTCTCGCACGCGTTCCACTCCGCACGGATGGAGCCCATGCTGGAGGAGTTCCGGCGGGTGGTTGAGGGTTTGTCGTTTGCCGCTCCCGAGATTCCTCTGGTGTCGAATGCGACCGGGGAGTTGGTGGATGCGGAGGTGGTGCGTTCGCCGGAGTACTGGGTGGAGCATGTGCGGTCGGCGGTGCGGTTCGCGGATGGTGTGCGGGCGCTTGCCGAGTACGGGGTGAGTACGTATCTGGAACTGGGTCCCGACGGCACGCTGTCCGCGATGGGCCGCGAGTGCCTGGACGACGGGCACGCGGCCTTCGTACCGGCCCTCCGTCGGGAGGGTGACGAGACCCGCGCCCTTGTCACGGCTCTGGCCACCTGCCATACGCGTGGTGTGCGTGTGGACTGGGCAACGGTGCTGGGCGGAACGCATACCGGTTCGGTCGATCTGCCGACGTACGCCTTCCAGCGGGAGCATTACTGGCTGGTGGGGGAGCGGCGGAGTGTGGGTGATGTGACGTCCGCGGGGTTGGTGGGCGTCGGGCATCCGTTGTTGGGTGCGGTGACGGAGGTGCCGGGGTCGGGTGAGGTGTTGTTCACCTCCCGACTGTCCCTGCGTACGCATCCGTGGCTGGCTGACCATATGGCCGCGGGTGCGGTGCTGTTGCCCGGGGCCGCGTTTGTGGAGTTGGTGGTGCGGGCCGGTGATGAGGTCGGGTGCGGTGGGGTGGAGGAGCTGGTGATGGAGGCTCCGCTGGTGTTGGCGGAGGGCGGGGCCGTTCAGGTCCGGGTGAGCGTGGCGGAGGCCGATGAGGGCGGTCGGCGTGTGGCACGGGTGTATTCGCGCGCGGACGACGCGGGCGTGGGCGCCGCGTGGGTGCGGCACGCGAGCGGGACGTTGCGTCCTGCGGCGGGGGTCTCCACTCCTGATGCGGAGTTGTCGGTGTGGCCTCCGGCGGGTGCGGTGGCGGTGGACCCGGCGGAGGTGGAGGGCCTGTACGACGGTCTGGAGCGGGCTGGGTATCGGTATGGGCCGGTGTTTCAGGGGGTGCGGGCGGCGTGGCGGCTGGATGGCGCGGTATATGCGGAAGTGGCTCTGCCGGAGGAGCATCGGGCCCAGGCCGCGGGGTTCGGGCTGCATCCGGCACTCCTCGACGCGGCCCTGCACGCCGCCGCGTTCCAGCACCGTGCGGAGCGTGCCGACCAGCGGACGGCGTTGCCCTTCGTCTGGCGCGATGTGGCGCTGTACGCCACGGGTGCCATGGCCTTACGGGTACGGGTGGTCCCCACCGGAGAGGACACCCTGACGCTGGAGTTGGCCGATGAGACCGGCGCCCCGGTGGCCTCGGTGGGTTCAATGGTGTCCCGCCCGGTCGAACCCGGGCAGTTCAAGACCGCCTCGACACATGACCGTCTGCTCCGCCCGGGATGGGAGGAGGCGGCGCTGACACCGGATGGCACCCCACTGGGCGCGGTGCGGGTGGCCACGGCCGAGGACGTGCGCGCGCTGGCCGAGCGAGGTGACCGGTTCGACGCCGTGACGGTCGAGGTGGCCGAGACCGGAGGTGTGCGTGAGCTGACCAGCCGCGTCCTGGAAGTCGTCCAGGCGTGGTCGGCCGAACCCGCGCTGGACAGCACGCGGATGGTCGTGCTGACGACGGGCGCGGTCGCCGTCGATCCGGGCGAGCCGGTCGACCCCGCCATTGCCGCCGTATGGGGGCTGGTCGGCACCGCGCAGTCCGAGAACACCGGCCGGATCCTGCTGCTGGACGTCGACAACGAGCCGTCCTCGTACGGGACGCTGAGCACCCTCGTGCCCGCCCTGTTCGCCGCCGACGAGACCCAGGCCGCGGTCCGCGCCGGAGCGTGCTTCCTACGGCGGCTCACCCGTGTGGTGGAACCGCCCGAGGCCGAACTGGGCGGTGTGGGCGTGGACGGGACGGTGTTGGTCACCGGCGGCACGGGGGCGTTGGGCGCGGTGGTGGCGCGGCATCTGGTGGCCGTGCATGGGGTGCGGAGCCTGGTGTTGGCGAGCCGGAGCGGGCCTGGGGGGCCCGGTGCCGCCGAGTTGGAGGCGGAGCTGGTGGGGGCGGGTGCACGGGTGCGGCTCGTCGCGTGTGATGTGGCGGACCGGGCGGCGGTGGCCGGGCTGCTGGATGTCGTCCCGGAGGATGCGCCGTTGTCGGCGGTGGTGCATACGGCCGGTGTTCTGGATGACGGTGTGCTGACGGCGTTGACTCCGGAGCGTATGGACGCGGTGTTCCGGCCGAAGGTGGACGGGGCGCTCCATCTGCATGAGCTGACCCGGGACCTGGACCTCTCCGCCTTCGTCCTGTTCTCCTCCGCCGCGGGCACCTTCGGCAGCTCCGGACAGGGCAACTACGCCGCCGCCAACGCCTACCTCGACGCGCTGGCACAGCACCGGGCCGCTCAAGGACTTCCCGCGATTTCCCTCGGCTGGGGCATGTGGTCCCAGGACACGGGGATGACCGCCCAGCTCGGCGACGCCGACCACCGCCGACTGGCACGCGACGGACTCGCCGCGCTGACCTCGGCCGAAGGCATGGAGCTCTTCGACGCCGCGCTGCGCACGCGCGAACCCACGGTCCTCCCCATCAAACTGGACCTCGGCGCACTGCGGGCCCAGGCCGCCACCGGGGCGGTGCCGCCACTGTTGCGCGGGCTGGTCCCCCAGTCCCGGCGGATCCGGCAGAAGGCCCAGTCGGCGCATGCACATGACGCCGACGCGCTCACCGCACGACTGGCCGGGGTGGGCCCCGCGGACCGGCAGGCGATCCTGCTTGACCTGGTCCGGCAGGAGGCGGCGTACGTACTCGGTTACGCCTCGGTCGGCCGTATCGGCCCCGAAGCGGCCTTCACCGACGTCGGCTTCGACTCGCTCACCGCTATCGAGCTACGGGACCGGCTCCTCGCCCGTACCGGGCTGCGACTCCCGGCCACGTTCGCCTTCGACTTCCCCACGCCCCTGGCCCTGGCGGACCATCTGGACACCCGCCTGGGCGCCGAGACCCCGCGGGACCCGGTGCTGGCCGAAGTGGCGAGGCTCGAAGAGCTGGTAGCCGCCCGGCCACCGGACGGTGCCAAGAACACGGGCGCCGCCGCCCGGCTCCGGGCGCTGGCGGCCAAGCTCAGCTCCGACGCCTCCGGGCCGGCCGGAGGCGCCGACATCGAAGCGACGCTCGATGCGGCGTCGGTCGACGACGTACTGGCCTTCATCGACGACGAGTTCGGAATCGTGGACCCGGCGGATTCCGACCGCGCCTACGAGTGAAGGGGAAGGTGACCTCCGGTGGAGAACGACGAGAAGCTGGTCCGGTATCTCAAGCGGGTGACCGCCGACCTGCACCAGGCGCGGCAGCGGCTTACCGAGATCGAGGCCGCGCAGTCGGAGCCGATCGCGATCGTGGGGATGGCGTGCCGGTTGCCGGGTGGGGTGACCACACCGGAGGAGCTGTGGGACCTGGTGGTGTCCGGCGGTGACGCGGTCGGTGGGTTTCCGGAGGACCGTGGCTGGGATCTGGAGAACCTCTTCGACCCGGATCCCGATCACCCCGGCACCAGCTATGTCCGCGAGGGTGGTTTTCTGCGCGACGCGGGGGAGTTCGACGCGGGCTTCTTCGGCATTTCGCCGCGCGAGGCGTTGGCGATGGATCCGCAGCAGCGGTTGCTGTTGGAGACGTCATGGGAGGCGTTGGAGCGCGCCGGGATCGATCCAACGGCCCTGCGTGGCAAGGACGTCGGTGTCTACTTCGGCACTCTCAACCAGGACTACGCCACGGACGTGGACACGGTCCCCGAGGGCGTCGAGGGCTATCTGATGACGGGCAGCTCGGCGAGCGTGCTCACCGGGCGGGTCGCTTATGAGCTGGGGTTCGAGGGCCCGGCGATGACGATCGACACCGCATGTTCCTCCTCACTGGTGGGCCTGCACCTGGCCGCGCAGGCGCTGCGCTCCGGCGAGTGCTCGATGGCGCTGGCCGGAGGGGCCACCGTCATGTCCACCCCCAGCGCCTTCGTCGGCTTCTCGCGGCAGCGCGGCATGGCTGAAGACGGCCGCTGTAAGTCGTTCGCGGCGTCGGCGGACGGTACGGGGTGGGCTGAGGGTGTGGGTGTGCTGGTGGTGGAGCGGTTGTCGGATGCGGAGCGGCTTGGACACCGGGTGCTGGCGGTGGTGCGGGGCAGTGCGGTGAATCAGGACGGTGCGTCGAATGGGCTGACGGCGCCGAACGGTCCGTCGCAGCAGCGGGTGATTCAGCAGGCGTTGGCGGGTGCGGGGCTGGCGGCGGGCGATGTGGACGCCGTGGAGGGCCACGGCACGGGCACCACACTGGGTGATCCGATCGAGGTCCAGGCGCTGATGGCGACCTACGGCCAGGACCGGCCTGAGGGGCATCCGCTGTGGTTGGGGTCGTTGAAGTCGAACATTGGCCACGCGCAGGCGGCTGCGGGTGTGGCTGGTGTGATCAAGATGGTGTTGGCGTTGCGGTATGGGGTGTTGCCGAGGACGTTGCATGTGGATGAGCCTTCGCGGCAGGTGGATTGGTCGTCGGGTGCGGTGGAGTTGCTGACGGAGGAGCGGGTGTGGCCTGAGGTGGGGCGTGTGCGTCGGGCGGGGGTGTCGGGGTTCGGGGTGAGTGGGACGAACGCGCATGTGATTTTGGAGCAGGCTCCGGGGGCGGCTGTCGAGGTGGCGCCGGTGGTGGTGTCGGAGGGCCCGGGCGGAGTGGTGCCGTTGGTCGTTTCGGGCTCTGACGGCGCGGGGTTGCGGGGGCAGGCGCGGCGGCTGCTGGACTTTGTGGAGCGACGGCCGGACCTGGAGCTGGGCCAACTGGCACGTTCCTTGGCCGCGTCGCGGGCCGGGCTGTCGGAACGTGCGGTGGTGCTGGCGGGGGACCGGAGTGAGGCGTTGGCGGGGCTGGAGGCCGTGGCCGGGGGTGAGGTGGCCGGTAGCGAGGTGGTGGGACGGGCGGACGCCCAGGGTCGGGTGGTGTTGGTGTTTCCTGGTCAGGGGGCGCTGTGGGTGGGGATGGGGGCGGAGTTGTTGGAGTCGAGTGTGGTGTTTGCGGAGGGGCTTCGGGAGTGTGCGGGGGTGTTGGATCCGTTGACGGGTTGGTCGTTGGTGGATGTGGTTCGGGGTGTTGAGGGTGCGGTGTCCTTGGAGCGGGTGGATGTGGTGCAGCCGGTGTCGTTTGCGGTGATGGTGGGGTTGGCGCGGGTGTGGTTGGCGGCTGGTGTGGTGCCGTCGGCGGTGGTGGGTCATTCGCAGGGGGAGATTGCGGCGGCGTGTGTGGCGGGTGGGTTGTCGTTGGAGGATGCGGCG encodes the following:
- a CDS encoding type I polyketide synthase, coding for MLADARRSQKRVRELEAEKSEPIAIVAMACRLPGGVSSPEQLWELVLHGRDGITGFPVNRGWDLEDLFHPDPDHRGTSYVREGGFLHDAGEFDAGFFGISPREAVTMDPQQRIMLELSWEAFERAGIDPAAWRGEDVGVFSGFAGSDYGAGLPELPEALESYLMTSDAGSVLSGRISYTFGFEGPAVTVDTACSASLVALHLAARALRAGDCSMALAGGVTVLGTPRAFIGFSRQRGLAADARCKAFAAAADGTGFSEGAGVLLLERLSDAERNGHRVLAVVRGSAVNQDGASNGLTAPNGPSQQRVIRQALAHARLGPSDVDAVEAHGTGTALGDPIEAQALLATYGQGRPEDRPLWLGSLKSNIGHTQGAAGVAGVIKMVMALRHEVLPRTLHVDEPSPQVDWSSGAVELLTERRAWPEVGRPRRAGVSGFGVSGTNAHVILEQAPEAAAEAAPVAEAPGGVVPLLVSGRGDAGLRAQAHRLLDFAEGHPEVGVTELGVALGCGRAGLSDRAVVVAGGREEALAGLGVVARGESAAGVVSGSVVRGRLGVLFAGQGCQRVGMGRGLYEVFPVFREVFDAVCGALDRELNTGGVSDSVREVVFGGGELLERTVFAQAGLFAVETALFRLVESWGVVPDVVGGHSVGEVTAAHVAGVLSLEDAAVLVAARGRLMEALPGGGVMVAVGAGEDRVRPLLVAGVDIAAVNGPAAVVLSGDEEPVLRVAGELSERGCRTRRLAVSHAFHSARMEPMLEEFRRVVEGLSFAAPEIPLVSNATGELVDAEVVRSPEYWVEHVRSAVRFADGVRALAEYGVSTYLELGPDGTLSAMGRECLDDGHAAFVPALRREGDETRALVTALATCHTRGVRVDWATVLGGTHTGSVDLPTYAFQREHYWLVGERRSVGDVTSAGLVGVGHPLLGAVTEVPGSGEVLFTSRLSLRTHPWLADHMAAGAVLLPGAAFVELVVRAGDEVGCGGVEELVMEAPLVLAEGGAVQVRVSVAEADEGGRRVARVYSRADDAGVGAAWVRHASGTLRPAAGVSTPDAELSVWPPAGAVAVDPAEVEGLYDGLERAGYRYGPVFQGVRAAWRLDGAVYAEVALPEEHRAQAAGFGLHPALLDAALHAAAFQHRAERADQRTALPFVWRDVALYATGAMALRVRVVPTGEDTLTLELADETGAPVASVGSMVSRPVEPGQFKTASTHDRLLRPGWEEAALTPDGTPLGAVRVATAEDVRALAERGDRFDAVTVEVAETGGVRELTSRVLEVVQAWSAEPALDSTRMVVLTTGAVAVDPGEPVDPAIAAVWGLVGTAQSENTGRILLLDVDNEPSSYGTLSTLVPALFAADETQAAVRAGACFLRRLTRVVEPPEAELGGVGVDGTVLVTGGTGALGAVVARHLVAVHGVRSLVLASRSGPGGPGAAELEAELVGAGARVRLVACDVADRAAVAGLLDVVPEDAPLSAVVHTAGVLDDGVLTALTPERMDAVFRPKVDGALHLHELTRDLDLSAFVLFSSAAGTFGSSGQGNYAAANAYLDALAQHRAAQGLPAISLGWGMWSQDTGMTAQLGDADHRRLARDGLAALTSAEGMELFDAALRTREPTVLPIKLDLGALRAQAATGAVPPLLRGLVPQSRRIRQKAQSAHAHDADALTARLAGVGPADRQAILLDLVRQEAAYVLGYASVGRIGPEAAFTDVGFDSLTAIELRDRLLARTGLRLPATFAFDFPTPLALADHLDTRLGAETPRDPVLAEVARLEELVAARPPDGAKNTGAAARLRALAAKLSSDASGPAGGADIEATLDAASVDDVLAFIDDEFGIVDPADSDRAYE